CTCCCGTACGGCGGGCGCGACCTCCTGACCCCAGCGGGCCAGCGTGGTCGCATCGACGGCGCCGTGACCGGCGGCGAAGAGCGTGAAGCCCGACGCGCCGTGCTCCAGCACCGCCCCGGTCAGCTCCTCGACCCACTGGCCGACCGAGCCGCCGAGCCAGCGGCCCTCGTCGTCGCGGGTGGCGGGCAGCGGCCGCTCGGTGATGCGCCCGGGAAGGTTGAACACCGTGCGGATCTCGCCCGGGTCGCGGCCCACGGCCGCCGCGGCCTCGTCGATGACCGGCCTGGAGGACCGGTAGCGGGCGCTGAGCCAGTCGGCCGCGTGACCGGGGATCCAGCCGTCGGCCACGCGGCCGGTGGCGGCCAGGGACTTGGGGCCGACCGAGCCGGTCCACACCGGCGGCGCCGCGACGGGAGCGGGCTCGATCCGGTGCACCTGGTAGTGGGCGCCCTCGAAGGTGACCGGAGCGCCACCGCCCGACAGCAGCTTGACCAGCACGATCGCCTCCTCGAAGGCGTCAACGGCAT
The nucleotide sequence above comes from Nonomuraea gerenzanensis. Encoded proteins:
- a CDS encoding LLM class flavin-dependent oxidoreductase, whose amino-acid sequence is MSHHDVVFGFGTHPGLDDIPELLRLTQQADRDGLDLFTLSDHPYLGGRLDAYAALGFVLGRTRHLAGFANVTNLPTRPPAMLARTVTSLSALSEGRIVLGMGAGGLWDRIADMGVPRLSPGDAVDAFEEAIVLVKLLSGGGAPVTFEGAHYQVHRIEPAPVAAPPVWTGSVGPKSLAATGRVADGWIPGHAADWLSARYRSSRPVIDEAAAAVGRDPGEIRTVFNLPGRITERPLPATRDDEGRWLGGSVGQWVEELTGAVLEHGASGFTLFAAGHGAVDATTLARWGQEVAPAVREAVGKQAQPVPGDSSR